The segment GTTGAACACGAAAATCCTCGGCAGGCCCGCCGGCAGACGCTCGAGAATGGCGTTCACTTCGGCGGTCACCCCTTCGCGGCTATCCGTCAGCACCAGCGCCACATCGGCGCCTTCCACCGCCTGCCAGGTTCGTTCGATGCCGATGCGTTCGACCACATCGGTGGTTTCGCGCAGACCGGCCGTATCGATGATGTGCACCGGCACGCCGTCGATGACGATTTCCTCGCGCACCGTATCGCGGGTGGTGCCCGCGATATCGGTGACGATCGCGATCTCGTCGCCGGCCAGCGCGTTCATCAGACTTGATTTACCGACATTGGGTTGCCCCACCAGCACCACACGCATCCCTTCGCGCAGGATCGCGCCCTGACGCGCGGTGCCGAGCACCTTGTCCAGCTGCCCGCGCAGACCGGACAACTTCCCCGCGGCATCCGCCGCCTCGAGAAAATCAATCTCCTCGTCCGGGAAATCCAGCGTGGCTTCGACCAGCATGCGCAAGGTGATGAGATCATCCGTCAGCGCACGGATTTCCCCGGAGAAGGCGCCCTTGAGCGATTTCAAGGCGCCGCGCGCGGCGCTTTCGCTCGCCGCGTCGATCAGGTCGGCCACGCTTTCGGCCTGGGCCAGATCGAGCTTGTCGTTCAGAAAGGCGCGCTTGGTGAACTCACCGGGCTCGGCATGACGCGCGCCCAGCTCGACGCAGCGGGCCAGCAGCATGTTCATCACCACCGGGCCGCCGTGCCCCTGCAGCTCGATGACGTCTTCGCCGGTGAAGGAGTTCGGTCCGGGGAAATACAGCAACAGACCGTTGTCGATGGCCGAACCGTCCCGCGCCACGAAATCGGTGTACAACGCGTAGCGCGGCCTGGGCGTTTTGCCCGCGCTGATCGCTTCGGCAAACGGCAACAGGTCGCGGCCCGAAATGCGGATGACCCCGACTCCCCCGCGCCCCGGCGCAGTGGCGATGGCGCAGATGGTGACGGGTGCGTAGGCTGGCATCATGTCGTTACCCTCGCTCTGAATGAAAA is part of the Paludibacterium paludis genome and harbors:
- the mnmE gene encoding tRNA uridine-5-carboxymethylaminomethyl(34) synthesis GTPase MnmE, yielding MPAYAPVTICAIATAPGRGGVGVIRISGRDLLPFAEAISAGKTPRPRYALYTDFVARDGSAIDNGLLLYFPGPNSFTGEDVIELQGHGGPVVMNMLLARCVELGARHAEPGEFTKRAFLNDKLDLAQAESVADLIDAASESAARGALKSLKGAFSGEIRALTDDLITLRMLVEATLDFPDEEIDFLEAADAAGKLSGLRGQLDKVLGTARQGAILREGMRVVLVGQPNVGKSSLMNALAGDEIAIVTDIAGTTRDTVREEIVIDGVPVHIIDTAGLRETTDVVERIGIERTWQAVEGADVALVLTDSREGVTAEVNAILERLPAGLPRIFVFNKIDLAEGVAGEGEENGHAVVRLSARTLEGVDILRKRLLSLIGYSASEGVFLARERHLDAIRRAALHLETAAEVWQQVELFAEELRLAQNALSEITGEFTPDDLLGVIFSRFCIGK